Within Paenibacillus sp. RUD330, the genomic segment TCCGGCTCCGAAGACGCAGCCGCCCAAAGCTTCGGCGACGCTCAAGCGCACCCGTGACGACAGCGTGAAGATGGAGCTCGACCTCAGGGGCAGCAATCTGGATGAATCCATCATCGAGGTGGACCGGTTCCTGGACGAGTCGTTCTTGTCGGGAATGGGACAGGTGTACATCATCCATGGCAAGGGAACAGGAGTGCTGCGGACGGGAATTCAGGATTTCCTGCGCCGCCATAAGCTTGTGAAGAGCTATCGGCTGGGCAACTATGGCGAAGGCGGATCGGGAGTGACCGTGGCGGAGCTGAAGTAGCCGCCGCGGCTACGGCGAGCCGAGGACCGGAGGCTGAATGAAACCAAGGCAAGCAGGCAGGAGGTGCGGGAATGGACAGGATTGTCGATGGTCTGCTGCGCAACGAGTACTTTTCCTCCCTGATTTATGTATCCATTGCCATCATGGCTTTGATCCTGTTCTTATCCTTGTTCGAATGGGTCGCGAAGTACAAATGCTGGGATGAAATCCGCAAAGGCAATATGGCGGTTGCGTTCGCGACCGGCGGCAAAATATTCGGCATCTGCAACATTTTCCGTTTTTCCGCCAATGCCGGGGATTCCATCTATGCGGGCTTGCTTTGGGGCGCATACGGGTTTATCATATTGCTTCTCGCCTACTTTCTGTTCGAGTTTCTGACTCCGGTATTCCGGATCGACGAGGAAATCAGGAAGGATAACCGTGCGGTCGGATTCATCGCGATGGTCATATCCGTCTCCATTTCCTTCGTGATCGGAGGAACGATATAGAAGCCGACTTGCGAGGCATAAGCAGCGGAGGGCTTGGGATGAAATACTTATGGGGCACGCTTGCCGTGCTTGCGGTATTGTTTTTTGTTTTGGGAATCATCTATTTGAACTGACGGAAGGAGACGGAGCCGATGAGCAAAGAAATGCAGGAAACAGGCTTGATCTGCCCTTGGTGCTCGACTGAAATCGTATGGGATGAGGAGATCGGTCCGGAAGAGTACTGCCCTCATTGCGAGAACGAGCTGACCGGATACCGGACGTTGAAGCTGGGCGAGAACGATGCGGACGCCCCGGAAGCGGCAGAGGCCGAGGACGGCGAGGCTGCGGACTGGGATGCCGACGAGCAGGCCGGCGACGACACGGGCTGGGCCGGAGGAGGCAGGCCTCGTTCCTGGCTGCTCGCCGACGAGAAGATCCAGCGGATCATGGACGATCAGGAGGAAATGCCGGAATGTCCGTCCTGCAGGGAGTACATGCTGTTCGGCGGCACCCAGCAGCTGGCTCCATTCGAGCCGGCCGCGCCACCGGCGCTGAAGAAGCCGCTCCTCCCGCCATCGCCGGGCCTGCAGGTCTACGTCTGCCCGGCTTGCCATGAGGTGTCGCTCAAGCTTGACCGCGATGCCAGGGGCTTCCTGACTTCCGCGCTCGGCGCGGAAAGCTGATCATCTGTTTTTGGCAACCAGCGGCTGAACAAAAAGCCGGGGCTGTCCTTCAAGTCATGAACATGACTGGGGGCGGCCCTTTTCGTTTTTTCAGCTGTCATGCCCCAGCATGAAAGACGCAAGACCAATGCCTGCCCGCTGAACCAAATAAAGGCATGCAGATGAACTCGGCAGCCGGGGAATGCTGTCACGATGGAGGTGGTTGCTGATATGGGCACACGCAAACATCGCAGGCGGCGGCAGTCCGCTCCGGCAGACCGGCCTGTTTCCGGACAAGGAGCGATACCGGACAGAGGGGATGTCGAAGCGGCTGCAATGGCGGGAGAAATGCCGATCGGAGGGGACGCCGGCTCTTCGGCGCCGCACGGGCAGAAGGCCGCAAGCCGGGGCGCGGCTGCCATCGACGGCCAAGCCGCCATGCTGCTCGCCGTGCTGACCTTGTTCAATGCGGCGA encodes:
- a CDS encoding DUF350 domain-containing protein, which codes for MDRIVDGLLRNEYFSSLIYVSIAIMALILFLSLFEWVAKYKCWDEIRKGNMAVAFATGGKIFGICNIFRFSANAGDSIYAGLLWGAYGFIILLLAYFLFEFLTPVFRIDEEIRKDNRAVGFIAMVISVSISFVIGGTI